The genomic window tggggataccacaacactgagcaagtgtggggataccacaacactgagcaagtgtggggataccacaacactaaacaagtgtggggataccacaacactgagcaagtgtggggataccacaacactaaacaagtgtggggataccacaacactaaacaagtgtggggataccacaacactgaacaagtgtggggataccacaacactgaacaagtgtggggataccacaacactgaacaagtgtggggataccacaacactgaacaagtgtggggataccacaacactgaacaagtgtggggataccacaacactgaacaagtgtggggataccacaacactgaacaagtgtggggataccacaacactgaacaagtgtggggataccacaacactgaacaagtgtggggataccacaacactgaacaagtgtggggataccacaacactgaacaagtgtggggataccacaacactgaacaagtgtggggataccacaacactgaacaagtgtggggataccacaacactgaacaagtgtggggataccacaatactgaacaagtgtggggataccacaatactgaacaagtgtggggataccacaacactgaacaagtgtggggataccacaacactgaacaagtgtggggataccacaacactgaacaagtgtggggataccacaacactgaacaagtgtggggataccacaacactgaacaagtgtggggataccacaacactgaacaagtgtggggataccacaacactgaacattacatggggataccacaacactgaacaagtgtggggataccacaacactgaacaagtgtggggataccacaacactgaacaagtgtggggataccacaacactgaacaagtgtggggataccacaacactgaacaagtgtggggataccacaacactgaacaagtgtggggataccacaacactgaacaagtgtggggataccacaacactgagcaagtgtggggataccacaacactgagcaagtgtggggataccacaacactgagcaagtgtggggataccacaacactgaacaagtgtggggataccacaacactgagcaagtgtggggataccacaacactgagcaagtgtggggataccacaacactgagcaagtgtggggataccacaacactgaacaagtgtggggataccacaacactgaacaagtgtggggataccacaacactgaacaagtgtggggataccacaacactgaacaagtgtggggataccacaacactgaacaagtgtggggataccacaacactgaacaagtgtggggataccacaacactgaacaagtgtggggataccacaacactgaacaagtgtggggataccacaacactgagcaagtgtggggataccacaacactgagcaagtgtggggataccacaacactgaacaagtgtggggataccacaacactgaacaagtgtggggataccacaacactgaacaagtgtggggataccacaacactgataccacaacactgaacaagtgtgaggataccacaacactgaacaagtgtggggataccacaacactgaacaagtgtggggataccacaacactgaacaagtgtggggataccacaacactgaacaagtgtggggataccacaacactgaacaagtgtggggataccacaacactgaacaagtgtggggataccacaacactgaacaagtgtggggataccacaacactgaacaagtgtggggataccacaacactgaacaagtgtggggataccacaacactgaacaagtggggggtaccacaacactgaacaagtgtggggtaccacaacactgaacaagtgtggggataccacaacactgaacaagtgtggggataccacaacactgaacaagtgtggggataccacaacactgaacaagtgtggggataccacaacactgaacaagtgtggggataccacaacactgaacaagtgtggggataccacaacactgaacaagtgtggggataccacaacactgaccaagtgggataccacaacactgaacaataccacaacactgaacaagtgtggggtaccacaacactgaacaagtgtggggtaccacaacactgaacaagtgtggggataccacaacactgagcaagtgtggggataccacaacactgaacaagtgtggggataccacaacactgaacaagtgtggggataccacaacactgaacaagtgtttggataccacaacactgaacaagtgtggggataccacaacactgaacaagtgtggggataccacaacactgaacaagtgtggggataccacaacactgaacaagtttggggataccacaacactgaacattatatggggataccacaacactgaacaagtgtggggataccacaatactgaacaagaccacaacactgtttggggataccacaacactgaacaagtgtggggataccacaacactgaacaagtgtgggataccacaacactgaacaagtgtggggaccacaacactgaacaagtgtggggataccacaacactgaacaataccacaacactgaacaagtgtgcggataccacaacactgaacaagtgtggggataccacaacactgaacaagtgtggggataccacaacactgaacattatatggggataccacaacactgaacattaattggggataccacaacactgaacaagtgtgGGGATACCACAATACTGAGCATTACATGgggataccacaacactgaacaagtgtggggataccacaacactgaacattatatggggataccacaacactgaacaagtgtggggataccacaacactgaacattacatggggataccacaacactgaacaagtgtggggataccacaacactgaacattatatggggataccacaacactgaacattatatggggataccacaacactgaacaagtgtggggataccacaacactgaacattatatggggataccacaacactgaacattaattggggataccacaacactgaacaagtgtggggataccacaacactgaacattacatggggataccacaacactgaacaagtgtggggataccacaacactgaacaagtgtggggataccacaacactgaacattacatggggataccacaacactgaacattacatggggataccacaacactgaacattatatggggataccacaacactgaacaattaGGGATACAAGACTTCACATTACAGTTCTTCTCATTTTATCCAAAAATTGATCTGGACGATGATTTTTTTCCCTCTCAACTTGACACTCTCTGTTTCAGCTTCACACCTCACTAGCACTTACAACTTTCCATCCATTATTATACCCCATCAGTCATCCCTTGCAACTCCaattactctctctccctccttcctttcccctctctctccctccttcctttttcctctctctccctccttcaacaATGCTCTTCGTTGATCAGTTTCTTTGTTTGAGGGTTCATTGTGTCTCGCATCTCTAATTACCCCTCCATTGGTTTGTATCACTGGATGCACGTCTCATCAGCTCAATGGAACTTTTGTCCTTCAACaacctaaaaaagaaaaaaactaccCGATTGTATTTTCAACTTTTTCTCCCCCTTGATTAAGGGAAGTTGATGACAAATCTGTCAGGGACAGCTTGTCTCAGTGTGTCAgttcaacacaccagcagcacgtTATCAGACAGCTGAACCTCTTGCTTACATACCTAATCTTTTAATCACGGTAAGGAGGTAGCTTGTAATTGCTAGTTCATtcgtaaataaagaaaaataacaAGAATGTTTACTACGATGCGTGCCGGAGGTACAGCGGGATTATCTTGGCTTGATAGTGCTGTTATGCATCCTGGTATTCGTGCCAGGtccaggagggtgggtgggaagcTACGCTATGGAACATCGATGAAAAATGGTGTGGTGatgccgacaagatgtggaaaaatgtACAttccaggacatttattagaagaAATATGTGTCTCAGTTTATATTcactgagaatttactttaatatCTGTttgagggattaaagtattcttgactggtggtgagaaaGTTTACACGCAGCATTAATGACCTCATGCAGTCGATACGCCTTAAACTTAGTGTCCAAAATACATTGAAAAGCTTCGGTATCAGTGGCGAAGCTGTCTTATCTTCCTACACTGGATGCAATAAACCGCTGAAGCAAATTCTTCCAGAATATGTCGGGACGTCATCAGGGAAGGAGGACCTCAGCAACACTGGAAGGCACCACTCAGTGGGATCCTCTCTCAGTCCTGACCAGACAATCTGTGGCCCACAatgtgtgcatattaattgggacaatGATGAGATgagacatttatttggaaaattaatgtttgtttgaaaaatacacggcaataatatgatagataaataatgTAGCTGGGACAACCCTATCACGGAAAAAAGTTCTGCACTGATGAGTGAAAAGGCAGTTTTCCAGGAGGGAGTTTGCTTCTTGGCTGTGAGTGCGCATTGATATGGCGATTTTCTCCTAGCAGTTCCTGTTTCTGTGACTGGCACACGTGACACCGCCTGTCACACCTACTGTGTATTTGCAGTAGAGTGGTAGCTGACCAATAAGGTCTGCACGGTTTTCACTGTGCGAGTTGCTAAGGATGGCATGCAAGACCAGTGGCGAAGCTGTCCAGATAGAAGGGACTTCCAACATATACACTGTTCCACACTCCAAAGACGTCGAGGTCCTATTCAGATATTCCCCCCGTCCCTTACAAacagctcttgatgcaaggaagtaGAGCAACCCTCGCTTTTCTTGGAACCACCTGATTACCTCCAAATTCCATAAGCGCCTTAAGATAATCCGATTTAAGGCAAACATGCACCGTTCATTATAAATAATATCTGATCCCTCAGTAGATATTCCCTTCTAATTAGGGGAAATTTTGGGGAATATTGGGCGGTGTTGCTTGCTGTTTTTTCATGGAAGTGAAGGGATATTTCCCCACCTCATGTGTCACTCTTGTTACCATTTTTTTGCACTGCAATTTTTTTCGGATGTGGCCTGATgtgagaggtggggagaggggtgaggggtggggtggggagagggatgagtggtgaggagaggggggagaggagatgGAGAGGTAATGAGAGGGATGAAATGTGAGGAGTGTGTGGGGTGGGGAGAGGGGTATGATGGAAGACATTCATGACAGAAAGTTAGTAAAAGGGAAAGAACGAAGCgttagtgagagggaaggagaggggtgatgagagagagaaagagaggggagttgagagagggaaggatatgggtagtagtggtgaggggaagagaggagtggtggtgaggggaagagaggagtggtggtgaagggaagagagggaTGACGGTGAGGGTAAGAGAGTGGTGTCGGTGAGGGAAAGAGAGGAGTAGTGGTGAGGGGAAGAGACGAGTGGTagtgaggggaagagagaagtggtggtaaggggaagaaagaagtggtggtgaggggaagagaggggtgacattgaatggaagagaggagtggtagtgaggggaagagagaagtggtggtgaggggaaggGACGAGTGATAgtggtgaggggaagagaggagtggtggtgaggggaagagaggggtgacggtgaggggaagagaggagtgacattgaatggaagagaggagtggtggtgaggggaggagaggagaggtggtgaggggaggagaggagaggtggcgaggggaggagaggagaggtggtgaggggaggagaggataggtggtgaggggaagagaggggtgagtgtgaggggaaggtgtggtgctgaggggaagagaggggtgacattgaggggaagagaggagtggtggtgaggggaaggGACGAGTGATAgtggtgaggggaagagaggagtggtggtgaggggaagagaggggtgacggtgaggggaagagaggggtgacattgaatggaagagaggagtggtggtgaggggaagagatgagtggtagtggtgaggggaagagaggagtggtggtgaggggaagagaggagtgatggtgaggggaagagaggggtgaaggtgaggggaagagaggggtgaaggtgaggggaagagaggggtgacgGTGAGGAACAGGTGGAGTGCGCAGCAGGGGTGTGGAGGCGGTGGTGAGCAGGTCTACAGCGCAGGCACTTGCGTGCGCCTGTGTaccgtgcgtgtgtgtttgtgtgtgtgtatgtgagtgcgtgtgtgcgtgtggtgcgtCAGTGTAGCTTGCTAGTGCAGGGCAGCAGCACACGACCTGCGCCTCCCTGTGTGAGACCGCGAGTGATCTCCCCCTGCGCCGCCTCGCTCGTCCGCGCCATGCCGCCCGCATGATGGCGGTGCGGGCACTGCGTTATGGCCGAGCGCCGCTCCTgcctgccaccctcaacaccgcgGCAGAGTGCGGCTCCTGCCGCAGCCGCTGCTGAGCGACTCCCCGCACGCGGCCTTCAGTCGCAAGCGGCACTCTCGAAGTCACCACTCGCCAGCGACGTCTCCAGAAGCGGCAGCTCGCGTCAGTGCCAGGGTCAGTCGTCAGTGGATCCAACGGTGGCACTGGTGAGAGTGGTGGCACCGTCTGTAGTGTGGCCCCTcccgtgtagtgtgacctgcctgTTCAAGTGTGAACCACTCCTGGGCAACacttgctactgctggtggcccTCGTCTCCTGGCGGGTGGCCCTCTAGCTCTGGTGACCCCGGGCCACCCACTCACACCTCGGTGGTGCCGGCCACGGTAGTCTTAGTGCTGACTTCGACGGTTCAAGTACTTACTTCGAGGGGGCAGCAGGTGTCGCCTTGGACAGTACAGGTGTTGGGTGGGCGTGGACCGCAGGTGAGGTTGGTCAGCAGCCTCGCCAGACAGCTGTTCTCCCACCTGTTGGGTCCCCTGGTCACCCCAGTCGACCTTTTCCTCGACAGCGCCGCTATCGACGCTCGCTCCAGCAGACCTCCACTGGTACTActtttgctgctggtgctgctgctggtggtgacgcAGAAGGGAAGAGGTGACTGTTTGTCCATCAGACTGGCCACACCGccacccacacccatcactaTGAGGCGCACATCACTCCCCGCCATCTCTGTACAGCGTCCTGCCTCCTCACAGGTAAGTTACCACTTACACTGCAGCATATCCCAGtggtcccccccccccactgttaCCTCTTCTCATTATCCTGCCtccccatcaccactcacccatttCTCTACCCACTCTATTGTCATCCAGCCTCCCCATCCTGCCTCCCCATCTCCACTCTCACCCATTTCTCTTTCTCCTCCCGTCCATAGGCTTATAAAAGGCTCCTGATCCGAGGAAGTAAAGCATCCTCGCTTTCCTAGGATCAAACTTCATTGATCCCCATTTCCAGAAAATGCTTAAACCCCCATACGCATCAATCACTTCCTCATTAATTTAATGCTGGTAATCCCTCTCATGCCCCCCACCACAcccattactctctctctctctctctctctctctctctctctctctctctctctctctctctctctctctctctctctctctctctctctctctctctctctctctctctctctctttcccctgaGGTGCTGAAATAACAGGCATGAGTTATATTGATCGAAGCAGGTGCTAACAGCTGCCTGCTGGATGATAACAGGTGCTAACAGCTGCCTGCTGGATGATAACAGGTGCTAACAGCTGCCTGTTGGATGATAACAGGTGCTAACAGCTGCCTGCTGGATGATAACAGGTGCTAACAGCTGCCTGTTGGATGATAACAGGTGCTAACAGCTGCCTATTGGATGATAACAGGTGCTAACAGCCGCCTGCTGCATGACAGCAGATGCAAACAGCTGGCTGCTGGATGAGAGCAGGTTCTAACAGCCGTCTGCTGGATGATAGCAGGTGCTAACAGCTGCCTGCTGGGTGACAATAGATGATAACAGCCGGCTGCTGGATGACAGCAGGTACTAACAGCCGCCTGCTGGATGACACCAGTTGCTAGCAGCAGCCTGCTGGATGACAGTAGGTGCTAACAGCCACCTGCTGGATGACAGCAGGTGCTAACAGCCGCCTTCTGGATGACAGCGATAACCTGCCTGCTGGATGACACTATGCACTGGATGACAGGGTAGCCGCCTGCTAACAGCCTGCTGGATGACTGCCTGGATGACAGGTGCTAACAATAGAGGTGCTAACAGCCGCTTGCTGGAAGCCGCCTGCTGGATGACAGTAGGTGCTAACAGCCGCCTGCTGGGTAAGAGTAGGTGCTAACAGCCGCCTGCTGGATGACAGCAGGTACTAACAGCCGCCTGCTGGATGACAATAGATGATAACAGCCGGCTGCTGGATGACAGCAGGTACTAACAGCCGCCTGCTGGATGACACCAGTTGCTAGCAGCAGCCTGCTGGATGACAGTAGGTGCTAACAGCCACCTGCTGGATGACAGCAGGTGCTAACAGCCGCCTTCTGGATGACAGCAGGTGATAACAGCTGCCTGCTGGATGACACCAGGTGCTAGCAGCCGCCTGCTAGATGACAGTAGGTGCTAACAGCCGCCTGCTGGGTGAGAGTAGGTGCTAACAGCCGCCTGCTGGATGACAGCAGGTACTAACAGCCGCCTTCTGGATGACAGCAGGTGATAACAGCTGCCTGCCGGATGACACCAGGTGCTAGCAGCCGCCTGCTGGATGACAGTAGGTGCTAACAGCCACCTGCTGGAAGACAGAAGGTGTGAACAGCCGCCTTCTGGATGACAGCAATTGCTAACAGCTGCCTGCTGGATGACAGCAAGTGCTAACAGCCGACTGCTGGATGACAGCAGGTGCTAACAGCTGTCTGCTGGGTGACAGCAGGTGCTAACAGCCACCTGCTGGATGACAGTAGGTGCTAACAGCCGCCTGCTGGGTGAGAGTAGGTGCTAACAGCTGCCTGCTGGATGACAGAAGGTGCTAACAGCTGTCTGCTGGATGACAGCAGGTGCTAACAGCCACCTGCTGGATGACAGTAGGTGCTAACAGCCACCTGCTGGGTGAGAGTAGGTGCTAACAGCCGCCTGCTGGATGACAGAAGGTGCTAACAGCTGTCTGCTGGATGACAGCAGGTGCTAATAGATGCCCGCTGTATGAGAGCAGGTGCTAACAGCCGCGTGCTGGATGATAGTTGGTGGATAGCAGCAGGTGCTGACAGCGGCCTGTTGGATGACAGAAGGTGCTAACAACCGCCTGCTGGacgacagtaggtgataatggaTGCGTGCTGGACGATAGCAGGTGCTAACAGCCGCCTGTTGAATGATAGCTGGTGCTAACAGCTCCCTGCTGGATGACAGCAGGTGCTGACAGCCGCCTGTTGGATGACAGTAGGTGTTAACAGCCGCCTCCTGGATGACAGCAGGTGCTAACAGTCGCCTGCTGGATGACAGCAGATGCTAACAGCCTTCTGCTGGATGACAGTAGGTGCTAACAGGTGCCTGCTGGATGACAGCAGGTGCTAACAGCCGCCTTCTGGATGACAGCAGGTGCTAACAGCCGCTTGCTGGATGACAGCAGGTGCTAACAGCCACCTGCTGGATGACAGAAGGTGCTATCAGCTACCTGCTGGATGATAGCATGTGCTAACAGTCGCCTGCTGGATGGCAGCAGGTGCTAACAGCCACCTTCTTGATGACAGCATGTGTTAACAGCCGCCTGCTGGATGACAGCAGACAGCAGGTGCTAACAGCCGCCTGCTGGATACAGTAGGTGCTAACTCTCGCCTGCTGGATGACAGAAGGTGCTAACAGCTACCTGCTGGATGACAGCATGTGCTAACAGTCGCCTGCTGGATGGCAGCAGGTGCTAACAGCCACCTTCTGGATGACAGCAGGTGTTAACAGCCGCCTGCTGGATGACAACAGGTGCTAACAACTGCCTGCTGGATGACagcaggtctacctggagggaattccggggatcaacgcccccgcggcctggttcacgaccaggcttcccggtggatcagggcccgatcaactaggctgttaatgctggccgcacatagtccagcatacgaaccacagcccggctgatccggcaccgactttaagtatctgtccagttccctct from Cherax quadricarinatus isolate ZL_2023a chromosome 13, ASM3850222v1, whole genome shotgun sequence includes these protein-coding regions:
- the LOC138852661 gene encoding uncharacterized protein; the protein is MAERRSCLPPSTPRQSAAPAAAAAERLPARGLQSQAALSKSPLASDVSRSGSSRQCQGQSSVDPTVALVRVVAPSVVWPLPCSVTCLFKCEPLLGNTCYCWWPSSPGGWPSSSGDPGPPTHTSVVPATVVLVLTSTVQVLTSRGQQVSPWTVQVLGGRGPQVRLVSSLARQLFSHLLGPLVTPVDLFLDSAAIDARSSRPPLVLLLLLVLLLVVTQKGRGDCLSIRLATPPPTPITMRRTSLPAISVQRPASSQVGRVQT